A stretch of the Lactuca sativa cultivar Salinas chromosome 9, Lsat_Salinas_v11, whole genome shotgun sequence genome encodes the following:
- the LOC111916979 gene encoding uncharacterized protein LOC111916979 codes for MEIGNKVYLNNIDQIDEKSHIKVRVLKIWNFVRNNKVCSIEMIIMDEEGTQYQARVFNQNFSRFRHLLKEDESYIVIKPNMVAVTNGFSYTGHKQTLTLDWKSILKKCDDFSGPVNGFMFVDFNYIIEQTCPRDTFFDVIGHIVSFRPLETSNPVPSNYVHLKVTIFGSQAYQISEYLKNNPTVNFVVIVMQFLKLNIWNGLGEAKSHFEVTKLFINSNIYEINEFKNKLKCHDNFGITEKSITTLQSYSSSYTDDFKGNFPLKTVCEITKPIKEMKFLLVASIVNIRQNLPWYYEACKKCGKKIIPVPKTNHSYTNPEGISETMVVECTNAQCKKSEFQYIIPINVQDCTGTIGLTLFDREARRLLNISAYELKKIHDTPGDSDALFPMQLNVLKNRKFGFVVDITEYNVNNYNNIYTVLKVTEDMSIVSELESKIELMSIQSVSLNQVALESDDVVQPVQKDVISQTDESFTPSTVDKSTATSPSKISGDLKRNLQEIYDVDSGYDLSSTKAKRKSTAEETPLLIPKMEK; via the exons ATGGAAATAGGAAATAAGGTTTACCTAAATAACATTGACCAGATAGATGAAAAATCGCATATCAAGGTTCGGGTGCTTAAAATTTGGAACTTTGTCAGAAATAATAAAGTTTGTTCGATTGAAATGATCATCATGGACGAGGAG ggTACACAATACCAAGCTCGTGTCTTCAATCAGAATTTCTCCAGATTTCGTCATCTTTTAAAGGAAGATGAAAGTTATATAGTTATAAAACCCAATATGGTTGCTGTTACTAATGGTTTTAGTTATACAGGTCATAAACAGACCTTAACTTTGGATTGGAAAAGCATCCTAAAAAAATGTGATGATTTCTCGGGTCCGGTCAATGGATTTATGTTTGTTGACTTTAATTATATCATAGAACAAACATGCCCAAGAGACACATTCTTTG ATGTTATTGGACATATCGTGTCATTTAGGCCTCTTGAAACTTCAAATCCAGTACCATCCAA TTATGTACATCTGAAGGTTACTATTTTTGGAAGTCAAGCATATCAAATTTCAGAATACCTAAAAAATAACCCGACGGTTAATTTTGTTGTTATCGTGATGCAATTTTTGAAGCTAAACATTTGGAATG GTCTTGGTGAAGCTAAAAGTCATTTTGAAGTAACGAAATTGTTCATAAATTCTAACATTTATGAAATAAATGAGTTTAAAAATAA GTTGAAATGTCATGACAATTTCGGTATAACTGAAAAAAGCATAACTACACTTCAAAGCTACTCTTCTTCATATACAGATGACTTTAAGGGTAATTTTCCATTAAAAACAGTCTGTGAGATCACCAAACCAATTAAG GAAATGAAGTTTTTATTAGTTGCTTCCATTGTTAATATAAGGCAGAATCTACCATGGTATTATGAAGCATGCAAaaaatgtggaaaaaaaattatcCCTGTTCCCAAAACCAATCATTCGTATACTAACCCTGAGGGAATTTCAGAAACTATGGTTGTCGAGTGTACAAATGCACAATGCAAAAAATCTGAATTTCA gtATATAATTCCAATTAACGTACAAGATTGTACTGGAACCATTGGATTGACTCTTTTTGATAGGGAAGCAAGGAGGTTGTTAAATATAAGTGCCTACGAGTTGAAAAAGATACATGATACG CCCGGAGACAGTGATGCCCTATTTCCAATGCAACTTAACGTGTTGAAAAACCGCAAGTTTGGTTTTGTTGTAGATATTACAGAATACAATGTCAACAACTATAATAACATCTACACAGTTCTCAAAGTTACAGAAGATATGTCTATTGTTTCTGAATTGGAAAGTAAAATAGAACTTATG AGTATTCAATCTGTCTCCTtaaatcaagttgctttggaatCCGATGATGTTGTACAGCCTGTTCAAAag gATGTGATCTCACAAACAGACGAAAGTTTTACACCCTCAACAGTTGATAAGTCAACCGCAACAAGTCCAAGCAAAATATCAGGTGATTTGAAGCGCAACCTCCAAGAAATTTATGATGTTGATTCTGGATATGATTTAAGTTCAACTAAGGCTAAAAGAAAGTCAACCGCAGAGGAAACTCCACTCTTGATTCCAAAAATGGAAAAGTGA
- the LOC111917009 gene encoding uncharacterized protein LOC111917009, producing the protein MEKTGGDWKEKQVIQYHSLSERKTPPEDVKLAAIAVSLNIRLRSADMAIPMQERALCLTRSLIDSSSSRRPNLTLLARSLKKEFDRWYGPAWHCVAGKSFGSFVTHSPGGFLYFSVDSYSFLLFKTEVHLICNDLPPPCRR; encoded by the exons ATGGAGAAAACCGGAGGTGACTGGAAAGAGAAACAGGTAATACAATATCACTCTTTATCGGAACGGAAAACTCCACCGGAAGACGTCAAGCTCGCTGCAATCGCCGTTAGCCTGAATATACGTTTGAGATCAGCCGACATGGCTATCCCTATGCAAGAGCGTGCCCTTTGTCTCACCAGATCGCTCATCGATTCTTCCTCTTCGCGTCGTCCTAATCTCACTCTTCTCGCTCGTTCTCTCAAAAag GAGTTTGATCGGTGGTACGGACCGGCATGGCACTGTGTAGCGGGGAAGAGTTTCGGGTCGTTTGTGACGCACTCGCCGGGAGGATTTTTGTATTTCTCTGTGGATTCCTACTCTTTTCTTCTATTCAAAACAGAGGTTCATTTGATTTGCAACGATCTTCCGCCGCCTTGCCGTCGGTGA
- the LOC111916978 gene encoding uncharacterized protein LOC111916978, with product MPYPDVESVSSSNNRLITEELDYDVPVIKNDYDRMFLALTNEQRNISLNIMSAIQENRGVFIVYGYGGTGKTFLWKTISASIRSEGNLVLNVASSGIASLLFPGGRTTHSRFIIPFELTEDSFCNINPDGELASLIRKTSLIIWDEAPMVHKHAFEALDRTFKDLLRCVNSTISNIPFGGKVIVFGGDFRQILPVVPGGSRQNIVNASLSSSYLWEHCKVHRLTKNMRLTVGRDQPDIGKIRDFANWLLDIGEGKLGGPNEGETIINIPDDILINDSHDPIGSLIEFVYPSILENYSDINYFQERAILAPKNEVVQEINGRLLKKFPGDEVEYLSSDNICESEFLHDQFDANLYSPDVLNGLKVSGLPNHKLVLKIGVPVMLLRNIDQKNGLCNGTRLQVLSLGKRVIEARIITGTNIGNRTFIPRMSLTPSEKKIPFKFTRRQFPLAVCFAMTINKSQGQSLSKVGLFLKDPVFSHGQLYVALSRVQSREGLKLLILDKDGKLTNKTSNVVYKEVFRNL from the coding sequence atGCCATACCCAGATGTTGAATCCGTTTCTTCTTCAAACAATCGGCTTATCACCGAGGAGCTAGATTACGACGTTCCCGTTATAAAGAATGACTATGATCGTATGTTTCTTGCATTAACAAATGAGCAACGTAATATTTCCCTAAACATCATGAGTGCTATTCAAGAAAATAGAGGTGTCTTCATTGTTTACGGTTATGGTGGAACGGGTAAAACTTTTTTATGGAAAACAATATCTGCATCAATTAGATCTGAAGGAAATCTTGTATTAAATGTTGCTTCAAGCGGTATTGCTTCCTTATTATTTCCTGGTGGTAGAACAACACACTCTCGATTTATAATTCCATTTGAGCTTACAGAGGATTCTTTTTGTAACATAAATCCAGACGGTGAGTTGGCAAGCTTAATAAGAAAAACCTCTTTAATAATTTGGGATGAAGCACCTATGGTCCATAAGCATGCATTTGAAGCTTTAGATCGAACTTTTAAGGATTTACTAAGGTGCGTAAATTCAACAATCTCAAATATTCCATTTGGAGGGAAAGTTATTGTCTTTGGAGGAGATTTTAGACAGATTCTACCTGTTGTTCCGGGTGGCAGTAGACAGAACATTGTAAATGCTTCTTTGAGTTCTTCATATTTATGGGAACATTGCAAAGTCCATAGATTAACAAAAAACATGAGGCTAACTGTTGGAAGGGATCAACCAGATATAGGAAAAATAAGAGATTTTGCAAATTGGTTGTTGGATATAGGAGAAGGAAAACTTGGTGGTCCGAACGAAGGTGAAACGATTATCAATATTCCGGATGATATTCTCATTAACGATTCACATGATCCTATAGGTTCCTTAATTGAGTTTGTATATCCTTCAATTTTAGAGAACTATAGCGATATAAATTATTTCCAAGAAAGAGCGATACTTGCTCCGAAAAATGAAGTTGTCCAGGAAATAAACGGCCGTTTGCTTAAGAAGTTTCCAGGAGATGAAGTTGAATATTTAAGTTCAGACAACATATGTGAATCCGAATTTCTCCATGATCAATTTGATGCAAATCTATACTCTCCTGATGTATTAAATGGTCTCAAAGTATCCGGTTTACCAAATCAtaagttagttttaaaaattggtGTTCCAGTAATGTTACTGAGAAATATTGATCAGAAAAACGGCTTATGTAATGGCACAAGACTACAGGTGTTATCATTGGGCAAACGTGTTATTGAGGCACGTATAATAACTGGAACTAATATTGGAAATCGgacttttattccaagaatgTCTTTAACTCCATCAGAAAAAAAGATTCCCTTCAAATTCACAAGAAGACAGTTTCCTTTGGCCGTATGTTTTGCAATGACTATTAATAAAAGTCAAGGACAATCATTATCAAAGGTTGGTTTGTTTCTGAAAGATCCAGTTTTTTCACATGGACAATTGTATGTTGCCTTATCTAGAGTTCAGAGCAGAGAgggattaaaattattaattttagataAAGATGGAAAACTCACAAATAAAACTTCCAATGTTGTTTATAAGGAAGTTTTTCGAAATTTGTAG
- the LOC111916981 gene encoding uncharacterized protein LOC111916981, with translation MVGSARWFSKKGNPLILNALLKLNFARFINLNNSLVSGILESLASVHDSDYFEPIIGFPRVAQFRYNYSLVSNEECNGQNDNFSQQHSVASMQSLDSCSIFTNQFKTYKLENQDMEFQDRRNSRYDQSFNPNITLIGEGTWNGAKNELCIVACRILNQTDPLESAHVGDCSVRLTVWFPGIRSIKNTHTTEGQIWSTKKEGYFETVKFQSFDHSLENYGSKYEFTEWGKIGRFCPRRNYFKKEGTHPSGYYGDMSFDMSVKYRNMDSMGSAIPIFVGDPPRTMPGVSPSSPIRYISTLNIGYEITFGMFVNSTSESGIPLLSSNGRVEISAQGVYDGETGRLCMIGRRSLQSFGKNSSFDCEIVVRFQFPSINRNNGSFLIEGSIQSLREKTDVLYFERLNVVSLTYTKTEAMKSIWRMDLEIIMDLISGTLSKSTFQMKY, from the exons ATGGTGGGGTCCGCTCGTTGGTTTTCCAAAAAGGGTAATCCACTTATACTTAACGCTCTTCTTAAGCTTAATTTCGCtagatttataaatttgaataatAGTTTAGTAAGTGGAATCTTGGAGAGTTTGGCTTCGGTTCACGATTCCGATTACTTCGAGCCGATAATCGGATTCCCTCGTGTGGCTCAATTCAGATACAATTACTCGTTGGTTTCTAACGAAGAGTGTAATGGGCAAAATGATAATTTCTCTCAACAACATTCGGTAGCTAGTATGCAATCTTTAGACTCATGTTCGATTTTTACAAATCAATTCAAAACTTACAAGTTGGAGAATCAAGATA TGGAATTTCAAGATAGAAGGAATAGTCGTTATGATCAATCTTTCAATCCAAATATAACGTTAATTGGAGAGGGAACATGGAATGGAGCAAAAAACGAGCTTTGCATAGTAGCCTGTCGTATCTTGAATCAAACTGACCCTTTGGAAAGCGCTCATGTTGGAGATTGTTCGGTCAGGCTGACCGTATGGTTCCCGGGAATTCGGTCAATCAAGAATACGCATACCACCGAAGGTCAAATTTGGTCAACTAAAAAAGAAGGGTATTTTGAAACGGTTAAGTTTCAAAGCTTTGATCATAGTTTGGAGAATTATGGGTCGAAGTATGAGTTTACGGAGTGGGGAAAAATAGGACGGTTTTGCCCTCGGAGGAATTATTTTAAAAAGGAAGGGACGCATCCTTCAGGGTATTATGGGGATATGAGTTTCGACATGTCTGTCAAATACAGAAACATGGATTCCATGGGTTCTGCAATTCCGATCTTTGTAGGGGATCCCCCTCGAACAATGCCAGGGGTATCACCCTCGTCACCCATCCGTTACATTAGTACGCTGAACATCGGTTATGAAATTACCTTCGGAATGTTTGTTAATTCGACATCGGAATCCGGGATTCCGTTGTTATCTTCTAATGGTAGAGTGGAGATATCTGCGCAAGGGGTTTATGATGGTGAAACCGGAAGACTCTGTATGATTGGTCGTAGAAGTTTACAATCATTTGGAAAAAATTCGAGTTTTGACTGTGAGATTGTGGTGCGATTCCAATTCCCGAGTATCAATCGGAATAATGGAAGCTTCTTAATCGAAGGAAGTATACAAAGCTTACGTGAAAAAACAGATGTTTTGTATTTTGAGCGATTAAATGTTGTTTCTCTTACTTACACGAAAACGGAAGCAATGAAATCGATATGGAGAATGGATTTGGAAATCATTATGGATTTGATTTCGGGGACActttcaaagtcaaccttccag ATGAAATATTGA